The Cheilinus undulatus linkage group 17, ASM1832078v1, whole genome shotgun sequence genomic sequence catgttgagaaccactgcctttgAGCATGAGTTATAGTACCAGTTTATTctcaacacaaaaataaaataaaaacaacaattacaAAATAACCAACAGCAATCATAGATAACTAAAACAATTGCAGAGAAAATGCCCATTCATTATCAATAATGTTTCTGCTGCTGGATGTTTGCTTCAGTAGCTTTATGTGGCTGTCATCACTTCTGAAGGCTACTTGTCCAGCGCAGCTTTAAGGATAGCCTACAGCTGGAGTAAATTAAGCATCCAAACAATGATAAAGTGTTTTTCCTGGTGACCACGGCTGAGTTTTCGGGTCACAGCGGGTCTGTCTGACACGAGGGAACTCCTTCTAATTACGCAGGCGTGCAGCCCGCCTGTGCCCCTCTGATAACATAATCTACACCCTCAAACTCCGTGGTGTCACCGAGCTGACGTCCTCAAGGGGGAATACATGCTACCAGAGAGGCTGCATGCGCGTGCACGACGCATGCTCAACGTCACCAACTAGCAAAAAGTAACAGGGAGGAGTTGAGAGTTACGTGTAGCAGAGACAAACAAGTCCACGCCTGCAAAGTTTGGGCgacttttaaagattaaatgcCTCTTACGGCAAAAACCGTGCTGAGTGGACTGTTTCACGTTGACGTGACACATACAGGAGCAGGACGTCAGGAAATGGACGCAGTGGACCCGGATCCTAGCATCTCCTCTGAGGAGCCAAAGGTGCAGAGAGGATTAGACCACAAGTGAGTCGTTTTAATTGTCATCAACATTTTTAACGTGAAGTTTAGAATGATTCTTTTCAACAACTGACATGATGAAAACTCCGATGAATGTTTGTTGATTTatgttaaataagaaaaaaagttattttaatttcCAATTTTAGTGCATCTCATTGTTTACAACCTCAGATCAcgtgacattttattttcaatgtatgTTTTACTTTATTAACATCTCAGAATTTCATAAAATAATTAGTAAAACATTTATGATAGCTACCCCTGCAGgcctttagaataaaaaaatgtctcctggtttatttgtttttaatttgaatttatttaactGGGAGAAGCttattgacattaaaaatctcCTTTACAAGATACTCCTTACTCTGCTGCCACATGAAAGAACAGAAAGTTATCATTAAAGACTGTCAGGTCAAGAGCATAAAGTCAAAGTGAtgagaaagaagtcaaaattatgaaataaaagttcaaagTATGGATTAAACAGTTGAAATTATGCTACAGTTGAAACAAGGAGAAAGTAGGGCATgatgaggtaaaaagtcatgactatgagacaaaaagtcatgCTAATGTGATCTGAAAAAGACCTTATATGGAAAAGTAATggttataagataaaaaaaaagtcataatatgaggaaaaaggcatgataatgagttaaaaataaatgattatgaaattaaaagtcctGATGATAGAATAAAAAGTTATGattatgtgacaaaaagtcatgattatatgataaaaatgtgataatatGAGGAAAAAGCCATGATGATAAGATAAGAAGAaatgattatgaaataaaaagtcttgATGATGggataaaagtcatgattatgagataattaatcattattaaaagattaaattcaTGTAAATGAGATAAATATCTTAATATGAGATAagctcataattatgagatgaaaaagtcTTTATATGAGGAAAAAGTCCTGATTATGAAATAGAAAGTCCTATTGATGTGATAGTAAGTGATAACTATCaaataaacaagtcaaaattatgagataaaacatcatGATCATGAAATAGTAAGtcaaaaatatgatataaaacaatTGTAGTTATGAGACagaaagtcatgattatgagattgAAAGTCTAAATtatcaaataaaaagtcataattttgatatAACATGCAATAATTACAATGAATATTCATAATAGCTGTGCAGATGGCCTAATGTTCAGGTCCCGTCTAATGGCCTTGCTCTCTAAAGGGGTGTACCTTGTCACTAAATATTTCAGTCAGCAGACACTGAATCCAGCAGCTCAAACAGAAACACTGCTACCGGACAGCTTTTATTTGATCTCAGCAGAAAGATTGTCAAACCAAAAGTTTCCAGGTAAATTATTTACACTTGCCCTGTTAGTGTGAACTGTCAGAAGAGTTGAGTGTGGAGAAGCTGCAGATaggcctctctgtctctgtcggGGTGTCACTGATAAACATGAGCATCTGGTGGCAAGTGACACAGTACACCATGTAGACTTACACCAGTGAAAACCACATAATGGATCCTCGgtgtttattttactctttctcGTACTTGGCCTTAGAAACAGCAGTAGAGATAGCTGAGGGTGATGATAACATCTCTACCCTCCACCCAGCTCCACCCCCACAGCAGGGGGCTTATagacagagaaagagatagAGGGTGCACAAGACTAAAATGCGGAGGAAGTTTCTGCATTTCCAAGAAAATCCTGTGATGAAAAGATTTATTAAAGAAACCCTGAAGATATTCAATGGCACGAAAGAAAAAGCTTTAAACCTTAGgtttaaaagagaaaaggtcTCATCACTTGGGATGACTTCTTCCCTTTAGGACATTATGAACAGTAAGACAGACAAGCAGAGACCTGCAGTATGAATATTGAGAAACCTGTCTTATTAGTGTTAAATAAATCTGAGTTCTGTCCTCAAATACCTTGTTAATGTTTATATTAACAAGGTATTTGACTATTTCCATATAGTGCCCACAGATAACGGTATTCTAACtggggctgtcagcattaatgcattgaTTGCAATATAATTAAGGTCCACAGTTAGTTCAGttctttcaaaaacacattaatcatgttttattgtcctttcagcacactttgttTAAGCctctgcagcatctccctgcagctacatttctgtgtttttgtctctgatTTTAGGGTGTTCGTCAACAGAAGTCTCACATTGGAGGACATCAAATGCTATGGATTTGACATGGACTACACCATGGCAAGTATGTACAGAGTATGTTTGTTGAATTGTGTCATCATTAGGGCGTTGTAATTTTGAGCTCCTTATTCCAACCTAGAGTGGTTACACAAGAATTACTGGTCTGTAatggctgtgttttgtttgtaGTTTATCAATCTCCAGACTATGAAAGCATGGGCTTTGAGATGTTAAGAGATAAGATGGTGTCTATTGGGTATCCTCATGAGATTCTACGCTACACATATGACCCCAGCTTCCCCACACGGTAAGAGTTACATCTCTTTCTGTAACTTAGACCTGATAACTTTTACCacatttgaattatttattaCAAAATTTAAGGATGAATCGATTTTAAATAAAGCCAACAGCTGTGTAATAACATGCTCTGTAAAAGCATAAACTCTCAGTTCACATCAGGTCTCTGAATCCTTgttcacacttttttttgtctcttctccCTCAGCGGTTTAGTGATTGACACCACATATGGGAACCTCCTGAAGGTGGATTCAAACGGGAATATTTTAGTCTGCAGTCATGGTTTCCGCTTCCTTAAAGGGTAAGATGAAAATTGTGATAATACTCTGCTGAACTGATGTTTTTTATGATGTACATCTTAGCCTGTAGTATCTAAAGCTCTAGAGACTGGTGTCTGCACAAAGCTGATAATAATGAAGGTACCACTGAGAATCAAAACGTTTATTTAACgtaataaacattaaatacggaaaaaaatgaaaaagtgtaaaaaattaagatttagaTGTGTACAATTTCTTGTAGGTATTATTTCAGGAGGAAAGAGTTACTCTGTGGCGGAGAGATCAGCGTCAAAATGCCCTGCTTATGGCTGAGAACAATAGCAGTCTATCAtaaagtaagcagcacaaaatatGAATACAGATACAGCGGCAGAAAGGCAGCTTCTTGTGACAGTTCATACTGAGGCCTACACCTCAGATGGGTGGGCATTTTttggaaaacaaacattttctttacattttgaccctctgtacacacacaaacaacattttAAGTTGCTCAAAACTCACCTTTTGTAAGACTTCTACTAGGGGGAGGATTTTTAGAAACTCTGTTTTCTGGATGAAACCTGGAATGGGTTGGTGGGACAACTTAAAAAATGGTCTTTACAGAGGAATGGCTTGAAAATGTTCATGTCAAAGACATTGTTGCTGCCTGAGTGAGCTGGAGTTGATTATAGAAACAAATGAATGGAATACCGCTGCTCTTGACATGACATGCTCTTAGATGTTTTTGAGAGAGATGTTGAGAGTATAGCATGTGTGGATAAGATCAGtttttgaaaacagaagaaaaaaccTCCATATTCAAGAATACCTGACTACACATATGCAAAAGGCCTTAGTTATGTTACAGTATTTCAAGTAACATCCAGCATTTTTACAGCAATAATAAGCATATTGTGTCTGTCATGATGGTCACAGTGACAAGTGTGATTCTGTCCCATAACAACTATAAAAATTTTTACATTCCCTAGTTTTGAAAACTATTAGAAATATTTGTTGTAAAGTAAGTAcccaataaaaaataatcataacaTAAGCTTTTTAATAAATGTAGACATCTAATGGCCAAAATTTAACAATTGTGCCTTTaaattttatgtgtttattttccacaGGTCAGAAATTCACAGCTACTACCCAAACAAGTTCATTCAAAGAGACGACACTGACCGTTTCTACATCCTCAACACCCTATTCAATCTTTCAGGTATgaaattatgtatttattaataATGCTTGTGATTTCATGgttatatttacagcttataaatGCTATTCTACACAAACAGCTCTTTGGGAATTCAAATcattacttaaaactaaaaactgattttgaagAAAAGTTTTGATATGATATCAGCAACTTGGCTGCCTTTGCTACCTGACTTGTGTTTCCATGCTCTGTGCAGAGACGTATCTCTACTCCTGCCTTGTGGACTTTTTTACCAGATGCACCAGATATACAAAGTGAGTGAGTCCTACTTGTGTTTTAAAGCTGCTCTCTTTATTTACCCTTTACCTCAAACTTTCATACTTTGATATAAATCAGATGATCTGAATGGCTCTTTGTGTTTCTTCCAGCCTGCTGAAAGGTTTCCAGCATGGAGACTTGTTTATGTCCTATAGAAGTATGTTTCAGGACGTTAGAGACGCCATGGACTTTATACATGATTCGGTAAATTCACATATCAGtttcaaagaggaaaaaacacgtagtgttgtttatttctgttgtagTGACTTAAACTTTATTTCTCCTACAGGGAGCTCTGAAAGACAGAACCATAAAGAATTTGGAGAAATATGTTTATAGAGATGTAAGTTAACCAATAAGTGTATCcacttttttgagttttgtaagtaaaaaaaatatgaatcaaatTACTGCATCATTTCCAGCCAAATCTCCCTATACTGCTGACACGGATTAAAGAGGTTGCCAAAGTCTTTCTCGCTACTAACAGTGACTACAACTACACAGAGGTgagcttctttaaaaaaaacaaacaacagagcTCAAAATAAACCTCAACCTTTAAAATCAAACCATCAATCAaactcatttaattttttttgtcttcatgaagGCCATCATGAAATACCTGCTAGAAAGTAATGTGAAGGTAAGAGCACTCTAACTTTTGTTGCAGCACTCagtaaatgactttttattgaATCATGGGGATTTAATATTTCTCTTCATAGTCTGGAAATCCTAAAAAGATGTGGCGCTCCTACTTTGACCTGGTTGTGGTGGACACCAGGAAGCCGCTGTTCTTTGCTGAGGGGACTGTGCTGAGACAAGTGGACACGGTATTAACAAAGTCCTTCACACATAGTCTTTGCATGTTCATGGTAGATGTGTGTTTCAATGTTGCGTTCATTTACAGGACACAGGGAAGCTTCGGATCGGGACGTACACAGGTGATCTCCAACATGGGACTGTTTACTCTGGAGGTGAGATTCattcagttgtttttatttttatttttttattttttctggacAGAAAGAGGGAAACATGGCAGAATAGCATTAGTGATTTCACTGGAAAACAGTCAATCTACAAAGACGAGAAATAAAAAGGTCTGTTTGAATCGTCATTTTGAAAGGGAAGGCTCATAACTTAGATGGATTTAATTATGTGCCAACAGCTGTttgaaggtgtggactttgttattttttcaacagattatgtCAATactccttcctgcctgatgaTGCCCTCACTTGCTGTGCTGCTGCAATAAATGTCTCCGATCAATTACAAACCTATGTTGTCAGACTCGAATGAAACTTTAAGAGCAGGAATGAGCATTAATGACTCAAATGTTCAGAATCTGTAAAATAAGTCATAAATTTCTTATGAAAAGTTATTTTCTGTtgtagatttaaaaatgtttgctagattttttaatctgtttttgacCGTTGGCTAGTTTGTCACTAGAATCCATTAACTGAAAAAACCTTACCAAGTGAAAAttattttctgcacttttcAGAGTCAGAGTCTGAATATGTGAACCTGTAACTGGGTAATACTCTTGTTTCAATCAAATATCCCAATAAGTTATATACAGCagatatattatttttaaaatcctcccTGTGTCAGCCTTTCTTGGCTTCTACATGTGTGAGCTTTTTTTGATAAATTGTGACttgagtttttttgttattattgacGCACTCTTCCATACAACTGTTTTGACTCGCCTCTGTTGACAGGATCTTCAGACATTGTTTGCGACCTGCTGGATGTTAAAGGTAAAGACATCCTCTATGTTGGAGACCACATCTATGGTGACATCCTCAAATCTAAGAAGCGTCAGGGCTGGAAGACTTTCCTGGTCGTACCTGAGCTCACCAAAGAGCTGAAAGTGTGGGAGGAGAAGAGAAGTAAGAACAAGCACATAGTGTCAGGTTTTGGATCATTTTGATCATTATGGTGGTTTTCAGAGTCCTGATGACTGTTTGGATTTGCAGGTCTGTTTGAGGAGCTTAAAAATCTGGACATCTTCTTAGCTGAGATTTACACGTGAGTCTGTATCCACCTGTACTTGCAGCACAGTTCACTAATTTACTCGtgtttttccaaaataattGTTTTAGATTTATAAGATAAAGGAGagttttttctgacattttcagaaCGATGAACTAACATGAagtgatttatgtatttttgtcatttttcacctGAAGGCACCTGGACAGTGGCAGCAAAGAGTGTCCTGACATCGGCGCCATCCAGACCAGAATGAAGGTGAACACTAGATGTTAAAACTTCACAGGCACATCATTACTGAAGGACatactgttttatgttttttattattgctGAGAAGATTGAGAGTTTCAAAGTCACATTGATGATGAGTTTAGTCATTCATGACCACAAATGATTCTAGACCCTAAAGTGTTTGAATTACAGTTAGAATTTGGCtatttttctagtttttcttcatatttttctacacAGAGCAACTTCCGACATGGATTAGAACCAGgagccttcttgctgtgaggcaacagctaCTGTACCATCATGAAGCCAGAGATTACAATAATAccagacaaaaatgaaaaatgcagaGACACAAAATATCCCCTTTAAACATtatctgttttttcttattttatttcatctgagctctttgattttcctgttttcaggTGGTGACCCACAGAATGGACATGTCCTACGGCCAGATGGGCAGCCTCCTGCGTAGCGGAGCCCGACAGACGCTGTTTGCCAGCCAGCTGGTGCGTTACGCCGATCTGTACTCATCCACGTGCACCAGTCTGCTGAACTACCCTCTAAATTACCTCTTCATGGCTCCACCAGTGCTGGTCTGTCCTCTCACTCACCCCCatgactgcatttttaaaacatctgcATTTTTCATGTCGGCATGCTGTGCTTCTGACcatgtcagccatttttaatCTCTGTGTCACTCTTGGATTCTTCCAGATGCCACATGAAACTCAACCTGCATCTGAACTGGTTTCATCAGAGATATCTGGCATTGTCAAAATGACCAGAAACTGAGGTGATTATTATTCTTATGCAGTATTACAattttatttgatgtttattGAAGTCTTTCAATATTTCCTCTTGTTTTGCAGCTGGCTGAGATGTCTCAGATGTTGATTAGAAGCTTCACAATAAGGGTGACCTCAAATAATATTCAATGACTAATTCAGCCTTATTGGAGTGCCAAACATACAGTATAAAACAAGCATAATTTCATTCCAGATGTATGGAGGTTTGAATGTCTTTTTGTCTAAAAATAATTCATGTTCTTATATCACTTTCCGTAGTGTCTGCatgaataaattaaaggtgCACTATCCGATTTTTAAAGGCCATCAGAGCATTGGTATCTAAGCTgacctttaaacctttttagtTTCTAACTTCTCAGAGTGTCTGGAGAATAAATTTAATAACTTATAGATGATTCTTAAAAGTCGAATGTAAGGTTTGTCATAATTTATTGTCAAAAGGTTTTGTCATACAGCTCCAGAAGTAATATggcaaaacacttgaaatggGTTTATACTGATAAGAGCAATCCATCTGAGTACTTTGCTGAAACAATGACCCAGCCCCTTTCTAGATGAAAATCCATTTAGTGATGGTAAATGGGAAAGACGAGATGTTTGGCGAtttaaaagcctaaaaaagaaagaaaaccataCAGTCAAATGGTTA encodes the following:
- the nt5c2l1 gene encoding 5'-nucleotidase, cytosolic II, like 1 isoform X2, which encodes MPLTAKTVLSGLFHVDVTHTGAGRQEMDAVDPDPSISSEEPKVQRGLDHKVFVNRSLTLEDIKCYGFDMDYTMAIYQSPDYESMGFEMLRDKMVSIGYPHEILRYTYDPSFPTRGLVIDTTYGNLLKVDSNGNILVCSHGFRFLKGSEIHSYYPNKFIQRDDTDRFYILNTLFNLSETYLYSCLVDFFTRCTRYTNLLKGFQHGDLFMSYRSMFQDVRDAMDFIHDSGALKDRTIKNLEKYVYRDPNLPILLTRIKEVAKVFLATNSDYNYTEAIMKYLLESNVKSGNPKKMWRSYFDLVVVDTRKPLFFAEGTVLRQVDTDTGKLRIGTYTGDLQHGTVYSGGSSDIVCDLLDVKGKDILYVGDHIYGDILKSKKRQGWKTFLVVPELTKELKVWEEKRSLFEELKNLDIFLAEIYTHLDSGSKECPDIGAIQTRMKSNFRHGLEPGAFLLW
- the nt5c2l1 gene encoding 5'-nucleotidase, cytosolic II, like 1 isoform X1, yielding MPLTAKTVLSGLFHVDVTHTGAGRQEMDAVDPDPSISSEEPKVQRGLDHKVFVNRSLTLEDIKCYGFDMDYTMAIYQSPDYESMGFEMLRDKMVSIGYPHEILRYTYDPSFPTRGLVIDTTYGNLLKVDSNGNILVCSHGFRFLKGSEIHSYYPNKFIQRDDTDRFYILNTLFNLSETYLYSCLVDFFTRCTRYTNLLKGFQHGDLFMSYRSMFQDVRDAMDFIHDSGALKDRTIKNLEKYVYRDPNLPILLTRIKEVAKVFLATNSDYNYTEAIMKYLLESNVKSGNPKKMWRSYFDLVVVDTRKPLFFAEGTVLRQVDTDTGKLRIGTYTGDLQHGTVYSGGSSDIVCDLLDVKGKDILYVGDHIYGDILKSKKRQGWKTFLVVPELTKELKVWEEKRSLFEELKNLDIFLAEIYTHLDSGSKECPDIGAIQTRMKVVTHRMDMSYGQMGSLLRSGARQTLFASQLVRYADLYSSTCTSLLNYPLNYLFMAPPVLMPHETQPASELVSSEISGIVKMTRN